A window from Hymenobacter volaticus encodes these proteins:
- a CDS encoding chemotaxis protein CheB codes for MASTKKPIRSQPKRDIVVIGASSGGIAALLEFVKSLPEDFPAPIFVVQHMAPYIHSVLPQLLSHVSPLQVKHPHDGEDIQPGIIYVAPPDHHLLIENNKALVKRGPKENRFRPSVDALFRSAAYSYGPRVIGVVLTGYLDDGTSGLWCIQRLGGITVVQDPQDAVSPAMPTNALEFVEADHIVPLADLAALLVKLTAQPAPAQPRVAKEDLNRIEIELTIAKHDDAFEMGIIKKGELTPFTCPDCHGALTKLIEGKLIRFRCHTGHAYTISALLSEVNESVESMLYQSMRGLEESKMLLQSLGEYFAKDGQQHVANIFLTKAEQTGRQARIVHDSIFEHTIFSGDTVPHNRKQK; via the coding sequence ATGGCATCAACAAAAAAACCCATTCGTTCTCAACCAAAGCGAGACATTGTGGTCATTGGTGCCTCGTCGGGCGGTATAGCGGCGCTGCTAGAGTTTGTAAAGAGCCTGCCGGAGGATTTTCCCGCTCCTATTTTTGTGGTGCAACACATGGCGCCTTACATCCATAGCGTGTTGCCGCAGCTTTTGAGCCATGTGTCGCCGTTGCAGGTAAAGCATCCGCACGATGGCGAAGACATTCAGCCGGGCATCATCTACGTCGCCCCTCCCGACCATCACCTGCTCATCGAAAACAACAAGGCCTTGGTAAAGCGTGGGCCGAAGGAAAATAGATTCCGCCCTTCCGTAGATGCATTGTTTCGTTCGGCTGCTTACAGCTATGGTCCCCGGGTTATTGGGGTAGTCCTCACGGGGTATCTCGACGATGGCACCTCGGGTTTGTGGTGCATTCAGCGCTTAGGAGGCATAACGGTGGTACAAGACCCGCAGGATGCCGTTTCGCCTGCCATGCCCACCAACGCTCTTGAGTTTGTGGAAGCCGATCATATCGTACCGCTGGCCGACCTGGCCGCTTTGCTGGTGAAGCTCACTGCTCAGCCGGCTCCCGCCCAGCCCCGGGTTGCGAAAGAGGATTTAAACCGCATTGAAATCGAACTCACCATTGCCAAGCACGATGACGCCTTCGAAATGGGCATCATCAAAAAAGGAGAACTTACGCCCTTCACTTGCCCCGATTGCCACGGGGCCCTTACCAAGCTCATTGAAGGCAAGCTGATCCGCTTTCGCTGCCACACCGGGCACGCCTATACCATTAGCGCACTGCTCTCGGAAGTAAATGAGTCGGTGGAGAGCATGCTTTACCAGTCGATGCGGGGTCTGGAGGAAAGCAAGATGCTGTTGCAAAGCTTAGGCGAGTACTTTGCTAAGGACGGCCAGCAACATGTAGCCAACATATTTCTTACGAAAGCCGAGCAAACGGGCCGCCAGGCCCGCATTGTGCACGATTCTATTTTCGAACACACTATTTTCAGCGGCGACACAGTGCCCCACAACCGAAAGCAGAAGTAG
- a CDS encoding HAD family hydrolase, with protein sequence MADSPQITTIVFDLGGVLIDWNPRYLYRKLFTDEQEMNTFLETVTTPDWNEEQDAGRSIADATAFLVAKHPEHREMIEHFYGRWSEMLGGAIQGTVDILTELRDSGRYRLYALTNWSAETFPIALEQFEFLHWFEGIVVSGVEKSRKPFPDFYHLLLTRYHIDPQQAVFIDDNERNILAAQAVGLHTVHFHSPEQLRTELQTYEVLP encoded by the coding sequence ATGGCTGATTCACCCCAAATTACGACTATCGTCTTCGACCTTGGCGGCGTGCTTATCGACTGGAACCCGCGCTACCTGTACCGCAAGTTGTTCACCGACGAGCAGGAAATGAACACCTTCCTTGAAACTGTCACAACGCCCGACTGGAACGAGGAGCAAGACGCCGGCCGCAGCATAGCCGATGCTACCGCGTTTCTGGTAGCCAAGCATCCCGAGCACCGCGAGATGATCGAGCACTTCTACGGCCGCTGGTCGGAAATGCTGGGTGGCGCTATCCAAGGCACCGTCGACATACTGACTGAGCTGCGCGACAGTGGCCGCTACCGCTTGTACGCCCTCACCAACTGGTCGGCCGAAACCTTCCCGATTGCGCTAGAGCAGTTCGAGTTTCTGCATTGGTTTGAAGGCATTGTCGTGTCGGGTGTGGAGAAGTCGCGCAAGCCCTTCCCCGATTTCTATCACCTGCTGCTGACCCGCTACCACATCGACCCCCAGCAAGCTGTATTCATTGATGATAACGAGCGGAACATCTTAGCGGCACAAGCTGTGGGACTGCACACCGTGCACTTCCATTCGCCCGAGCAACTCCGCACTGAGTTGCAGACCTACGAAGTGCTACCGTAG
- a CDS encoding fasciclin domain-containing protein: MKKQTVFSFLLACIVSLSGAQLATAQTAASAPAATSASGASTGKDLAASAALSPNHTTLLKALQAAGLAEKAKGAGPYTVFAPDNAAFDKIPAATMATLLKPASKKQLANILSYHVVSGNVMAADLKDGQVIKTVQGESLTVGVQGGAVTIKDAKGGTATVTQPDIKTTNGVVHSIDTVLMPAK; the protein is encoded by the coding sequence ATGAAAAAGCAAACTGTCTTCTCGTTTTTACTGGCTTGCATTGTATCCTTAAGCGGTGCCCAACTTGCTACTGCCCAAACCGCCGCTTCGGCACCGGCCGCAACATCGGCTTCTGGTGCTTCCACCGGCAAAGACCTGGCTGCTAGCGCCGCCCTGTCGCCCAACCACACCACGCTCCTAAAAGCCTTGCAAGCTGCTGGCTTGGCCGAGAAAGCAAAAGGCGCGGGCCCATACACCGTATTTGCCCCCGACAACGCCGCTTTCGACAAAATACCCGCCGCAACAATGGCCACTCTGCTAAAGCCAGCCAGCAAAAAGCAGCTCGCTAATATCCTGAGCTACCACGTAGTATCCGGCAACGTAATGGCGGCCGATCTGAAAGACGGCCAGGTGATCAAAACTGTACAAGGCGAGTCGTTGACAGTGGGGGTGCAAGGTGGTGCCGTCACTATTAAAGACGCCAAAGGCGGTACTGCCACCGTCACCCAGCCCGATATCAAGACTACCAACGGTGTAGTACACTCCATCGACACCGTATTGATGCCCGCTAAGTAA
- a CDS encoding TonB-dependent receptor plug domain-containing protein — MRRYLLSILVLAGTCLLSLAFQGPPDAFIALVIKQLTRFYASTYPEKSYLQFDKDTYAAGETIWFKAYVVEGSTHLPDTLSRILYVDLLNPDQKVVQQRVLTLKGGTSPGDFQLADSLKQGTYTVRAYTSWMRNAGTGYFFTRPLTVWSSAVATASKPGRRPTTVTPPSTPPASKWLDVQLFPEGGQFVTGLLSTVGFKAIDSYGMGVDIQGVIQDEAGQPVTEFRSEHLGMGRFQLKPEAGKRYVAVVRQPDGQRVRHELPAAQPTGFTMRVLQLLTSYQVAIQCKLPPNSPAERVTVVGHVRGQVVYAGQGEISEGNTFSTSIPKDRFPGGVVHFTLFDSKQVARCERLAFTNANPGLRITLQPDKPSYGPREKVTVNVAVTDEAGRPAPGQFSVAVNSTALVPLDSSAIDIRTHLLLTSDLRGTVEQPGYYFRNQKPDTRQALDNLLLTQGWRRFVWKPLLANKLGDFPYPLEQTLSLSGQVFGNKQAPAVNTKVSLFRFGSAQDITQATTDSAGHFLFMGFSGRDTARVLVQVPSQKGLRNPNVKLDRRVIEASKFPARPLPDAIPAREPYLISSKRQQVVERQYSPNAKSIMLGNVTVKGKKTVQPDTRRIYGQADVVVKTKDIPAASSYTNVLQLLQGRVAGVSVTGNPINMNVQIRGQGTPLILIDGIPVDTDALNSIPVTDVESVEVLKGPSAAIYGSRGGGGVIAIFTKRGNPDYDFSNDPARPGIQPYTMPQLYQAREFYAPTYANTKNASVPDFRSATLYWNPTVRTDASGQATLSFYSSEEAGPFRMTLEGISNTGAPGHGTGSFQVSK, encoded by the coding sequence ATGAGGCGCTACTTGCTCTCTATCCTGGTGCTTGCGGGCACCTGCCTATTATCCTTAGCCTTTCAGGGGCCGCCCGATGCGTTTATTGCCTTGGTGATAAAGCAACTGACTCGGTTTTATGCTAGCACGTACCCCGAGAAAAGCTATCTGCAATTCGACAAAGACACCTACGCCGCCGGCGAAACTATCTGGTTTAAAGCCTACGTGGTGGAGGGCTCCACCCACCTACCCGATACGCTCAGCCGCATCTTGTATGTCGACCTGCTGAACCCCGACCAGAAAGTGGTGCAGCAACGAGTGCTGACGCTGAAAGGCGGCACGTCGCCCGGCGACTTCCAGCTAGCCGACAGCTTGAAGCAGGGCACCTACACGGTGCGGGCCTACACCAGTTGGATGCGCAACGCCGGTACGGGCTATTTCTTCACGCGTCCGCTCACGGTTTGGTCGAGCGCGGTAGCTACTGCCAGCAAGCCCGGCCGCCGGCCAACGACCGTTACGCCGCCTAGCACGCCGCCCGCTTCCAAGTGGCTGGATGTGCAGTTGTTTCCCGAGGGGGGCCAGTTTGTGACCGGGCTACTAAGCACCGTAGGCTTCAAAGCCATCGACTCGTACGGGATGGGCGTGGATATTCAAGGAGTCATTCAGGACGAAGCCGGGCAGCCAGTAACTGAGTTCCGCAGTGAGCACCTTGGTATGGGGCGTTTCCAACTCAAACCCGAAGCCGGCAAACGCTACGTGGCCGTGGTGCGCCAACCCGATGGGCAACGAGTTCGGCACGAATTGCCGGCAGCTCAACCCACCGGCTTTACCATGCGGGTGCTGCAGTTGCTGACCAGCTACCAGGTTGCTATTCAGTGCAAACTCCCGCCCAATTCCCCGGCCGAGCGCGTTACGGTAGTAGGGCACGTGCGGGGGCAAGTGGTATACGCGGGGCAAGGCGAAATCAGTGAAGGCAACACCTTTTCGACTAGCATTCCGAAAGACCGATTCCCGGGCGGCGTGGTGCACTTCACGCTCTTCGATAGCAAACAGGTGGCCCGGTGCGAGCGGTTGGCTTTCACCAATGCCAATCCTGGCTTGCGTATCACGCTACAGCCCGACAAACCAAGCTACGGCCCCCGCGAAAAGGTAACGGTGAATGTAGCCGTAACCGACGAGGCCGGCCGACCAGCACCAGGCCAGTTTTCGGTGGCCGTCAACAGTACTGCCTTGGTTCCTCTCGACTCTAGCGCCATCGACATTCGCACGCATTTGCTGCTGACCTCCGACTTGCGTGGCACCGTGGAGCAGCCCGGCTACTACTTCCGCAATCAGAAACCCGACACCCGGCAGGCCCTCGACAATCTGCTGCTCACGCAAGGGTGGCGGCGTTTTGTATGGAAACCACTGCTAGCCAATAAGCTCGGCGACTTTCCGTATCCGTTGGAGCAGACGCTAAGTTTGAGCGGTCAAGTATTTGGCAACAAGCAAGCTCCCGCGGTCAACACCAAAGTGTCGTTGTTCCGGTTTGGTTCGGCGCAGGACATCACGCAGGCCACTACCGATTCGGCCGGGCACTTCTTGTTCATGGGCTTCAGTGGGCGCGATACGGCCCGGGTACTGGTGCAAGTACCGTCGCAGAAGGGCTTGCGCAACCCCAACGTCAAGCTCGACAGACGAGTAATAGAAGCCAGCAAATTTCCGGCCCGACCCCTGCCCGATGCCATCCCCGCCCGGGAGCCTTACCTAATCAGCAGCAAGCGGCAGCAGGTGGTGGAGCGACAATACAGCCCCAATGCCAAGTCCATCATGCTCGGCAACGTGACGGTGAAAGGCAAAAAGACCGTGCAGCCAGACACTCGCCGCATTTATGGGCAGGCCGATGTGGTAGTGAAAACCAAGGATATTCCGGCGGCCAGCAGCTACACCAACGTGTTGCAACTACTGCAAGGCCGCGTGGCGGGCGTTTCCGTCACCGGCAACCCAATAAACATGAACGTGCAGATTCGGGGGCAGGGCACACCGCTTATTCTGATTGACGGCATTCCGGTTGATACCGACGCGCTGAACTCCATTCCGGTAACCGACGTGGAAAGTGTGGAGGTACTCAAGGGTCCTTCGGCGGCTATTTATGGTTCGCGTGGTGGGGGCGGCGTTATTGCCATCTTCACCAAGCGCGGCAACCCCGACTACGACTTCTCGAATGATCCGGCTCGGCCAGGAATACAGCCCTACACCATGCCGCAGCTGTACCAGGCGCGCGAGTTTTACGCTCCTACCTACGCCAACACCAAGAACGCCTCAGTACCCGACTTCCGCAGCGCCACGCTCTACTGGAACCCCACCGTCCGCACCGACGCCTCCGGCCAAGCTACCCTCTCGTTCTACTCGTCCGAAGAAGCCGGTCCGTTCCGCATGACGCTTGAAGGCATTTCCAACACAGGCGCCCCCGGCCACGGTACCGGCAGCTTTCAAGTAAGCAAGTAG
- a CDS encoding VOC family protein, producing MKTPQLTPYLIFASTCREAMQFYQQCLGGQLDVQTFAGTPAAEHVPADAQDGVLHARLETENLVLFGSDAGSQPVTEGNNVALSLNCSSDEEIENYYAKLAEGGTVTMPLGDTFWSAKFAMFTDRFGINWMLNYDKNEAAQ from the coding sequence ATGAAAACGCCCCAACTAACCCCCTACCTGATCTTCGCTAGTACTTGCCGCGAAGCCATGCAGTTTTATCAGCAATGCTTGGGTGGCCAGCTGGATGTCCAAACTTTTGCCGGTACACCAGCCGCCGAACATGTGCCCGCCGATGCGCAAGATGGGGTATTGCACGCCCGATTGGAAACCGAAAATTTGGTGTTGTTTGGCTCTGACGCCGGTTCTCAGCCAGTTACCGAAGGCAACAATGTCGCGCTGAGTTTGAATTGCAGCAGCGACGAGGAGATAGAAAACTACTACGCCAAGCTAGCCGAAGGTGGCACCGTCACGATGCCGCTAGGCGACACATTTTGGAGCGCCAAGTTTGCCATGTTCACCGACCGGTTCGGGATAAACTGGATGCTCAATTACGACAAGAACGAGGCAGCGCAATAA
- a CDS encoding aldo/keto reductase, with translation MEYIKLGNTDIEVSRITFGSWAAGGWMWGGTEQNDAVGAIHASYDLGVTSIDTAPIYGQGLSEEIVGEAIKSLPRDKVQILTKFGMRWDLAKGDFAMKTKNNDGQDLDVYKYAGRDSIIKECEDSLRRLGTDYIDLYQQHWPDVTTPIDETMEAAARLLEQGKIRAIGVSNYSVAQMEEALKTVELVSNQVPYSMLRRDIEKDVLPFCQRHDMSILAYSPMQLGLLTGKMKPGQHFDASDLRSTNRLFKPENVTRVNEFLEKIRPLAESKNATLGQLVLRWTLAQPGLSVALVGARNAEQAIQNARTTDFELVTHEVDFITERLEQMQQQPA, from the coding sequence ATGGAATACATAAAATTAGGCAATACCGACATTGAAGTTTCGCGCATTACGTTCGGCAGTTGGGCTGCCGGGGGCTGGATGTGGGGGGGCACCGAGCAGAACGACGCCGTGGGAGCAATACATGCCTCCTATGACTTGGGCGTCACCAGCATCGACACGGCACCCATCTACGGCCAGGGGTTGAGCGAGGAAATTGTGGGCGAAGCCATCAAGTCCTTGCCCCGCGACAAAGTGCAGATTCTAACCAAATTTGGCATGCGCTGGGACTTGGCCAAAGGCGACTTCGCCATGAAAACCAAGAACAACGACGGCCAAGACCTTGACGTGTACAAGTACGCCGGCCGCGACAGCATCATCAAGGAGTGCGAAGACAGCCTGCGCCGCCTCGGCACCGACTATATCGACCTGTATCAGCAGCACTGGCCCGATGTAACTACTCCTATCGACGAGACGATGGAAGCTGCGGCTCGCTTACTGGAGCAAGGAAAAATCCGCGCGATAGGCGTAAGCAACTACTCGGTAGCGCAGATGGAGGAAGCCCTGAAAACGGTGGAGTTAGTATCCAACCAGGTGCCTTACAGCATGCTACGCCGCGACATCGAGAAGGATGTACTGCCATTCTGCCAACGGCACGATATGTCCATCTTAGCGTACAGCCCCATGCAACTCGGGTTGCTGACGGGCAAGATGAAGCCCGGTCAGCACTTCGACGCTAGTGACTTGCGCTCTACCAACCGTCTTTTCAAGCCGGAAAATGTGACCCGCGTCAATGAGTTTCTAGAGAAAATCCGGCCTTTGGCGGAAAGCAAAAACGCCACACTAGGCCAGTTGGTGTTGCGCTGGACGCTGGCGCAGCCTGGCCTTTCGGTAGCTCTGGTAGGTGCCCGCAATGCCGAGCAAGCCATCCAGAACGCCCGCACTACTGATTTCGAGCTTGTTACACACGAGGTAGATTTCATCACCGAGCGCCTCGAGCAGATGCAACAGCAGCCTGCATAA
- a CDS encoding GlxA family transcriptional regulator translates to MKRISILVPKGAVLGSIEGPRLVFTEVNALLKRMGKLPLFDVQLVGLATETPVCGGMYTISTATLTADITQTDLVIIPALDGDLGQALEVNKEFIPWIIRQYKQGAEVASLCLGAFLLASTGLIKGRQCTTHWAAVADFRRMFPDVELVENKLITDEHGIYSSGGAFSYLNLVLYLIEKYAGREMAILCSKVFQIDIERVSQSAFIVFQGQKEHGDELVKKAQVYIEDNYQEKITIDQLADMLALGRRNLERRFKKATANSVVEYIQRVKIEAAKNSLESSRENINEVMYNVGYTDPKAFRVTFKRITGLSPMQYRSKYSREKVEA, encoded by the coding sequence ATGAAGCGCATTTCTATTCTGGTTCCTAAGGGAGCTGTATTGGGCAGCATCGAAGGCCCACGCCTAGTGTTCACGGAAGTAAATGCCCTTCTTAAGCGCATGGGCAAGCTACCCTTGTTCGATGTTCAGTTAGTTGGGTTAGCGACCGAAACACCCGTCTGTGGCGGTATGTACACCATCAGCACGGCCACACTCACCGCCGATATCACCCAAACCGACTTGGTGATTATTCCGGCCCTCGACGGCGACCTGGGGCAAGCCTTAGAAGTAAACAAGGAGTTTATTCCTTGGATCATCCGTCAGTATAAGCAGGGTGCGGAAGTAGCCAGCTTGTGTTTAGGGGCGTTTCTGCTGGCGTCCACTGGCCTCATCAAAGGTCGGCAGTGCACCACCCACTGGGCCGCGGTGGCAGATTTCCGGCGCATGTTTCCGGATGTGGAACTGGTTGAAAACAAACTTATCACCGACGAGCACGGCATTTACTCTAGCGGCGGGGCCTTCTCCTACCTCAACCTGGTGCTGTACCTGATAGAGAAGTACGCGGGCCGGGAAATGGCCATACTGTGTTCCAAGGTGTTCCAGATTGATATTGAGCGGGTCAGCCAGTCGGCCTTTATCGTGTTTCAGGGCCAGAAAGAGCACGGCGACGAGCTAGTGAAAAAAGCGCAGGTGTATATAGAAGACAACTACCAAGAGAAGATAACCATCGACCAGCTAGCCGACATGTTGGCTTTGGGGCGGCGTAATCTGGAACGGCGCTTCAAGAAAGCCACTGCCAACTCGGTGGTCGAGTATATTCAGCGGGTGAAGATTGAGGCCGCCAAAAACAGTCTGGAATCATCGCGCGAGAACATAAACGAGGTGATGTACAACGTGGGCTATACCGACCCCAAAGCGTTCCGCGTAACATTCAAGCGCATTACGGGCCTCTCGCCCATGCAATACCGCAGCAAGTACAGCCGCGAGAAAGTAGAGGCCTAA
- a CDS encoding ABC transporter ATP-binding protein yields MSWLSVSNVSLQEKESFALQEVSFTQQQFQKLAIAGETGAGKSTLLQIVAGLIQPTAGEIRFEGERVRGPVEKLVPGHPGIAYLSQHFELPKFLRVEQVLRYANTFRIEDANMFYEVCRISHLAGRQTNQLSGGERQRIALARLLLTSPKLLLLDEPFSNLDRMHKHILKSVIEDIGTKLGITCLLISHDPTDTLSWADTILVLKGGQLVQQGPPEQIYRQPVDEYTASLFGDYNLITGPPVTAFTKLAGSKRKPKSKQLLIRPEAFQLNVATGGQTGTVRAVRFYGSYSELDVELLGTSVTVKTSEAGFEAGSEVRVSLSNAGVWFV; encoded by the coding sequence ATGAGTTGGTTAAGCGTATCGAATGTTTCATTGCAGGAAAAAGAAAGCTTCGCTTTACAGGAAGTCAGCTTCACGCAGCAACAGTTCCAAAAATTAGCCATTGCTGGAGAAACCGGGGCGGGCAAAAGCACGCTTCTGCAAATTGTTGCCGGTCTGATTCAGCCTACAGCCGGCGAAATACGGTTTGAGGGCGAGCGGGTGCGGGGACCCGTCGAGAAGCTGGTACCGGGGCATCCGGGTATAGCGTATTTGTCGCAGCATTTCGAGCTGCCGAAGTTTTTGCGGGTAGAGCAGGTTTTGCGCTACGCCAACACGTTTCGGATTGAGGACGCCAACATGTTCTACGAGGTGTGCCGCATCAGTCACTTAGCGGGCCGCCAAACCAACCAACTTTCGGGCGGCGAAAGGCAGCGCATAGCGCTGGCCCGGCTGCTCCTGACTTCACCTAAACTGCTACTCCTCGACGAGCCCTTTTCCAACCTGGACCGGATGCACAAGCACATCCTGAAATCGGTTATCGAAGACATCGGTACTAAACTCGGCATTACCTGCCTTCTGATTTCGCACGACCCCACCGATACCTTGTCGTGGGCCGATACGATTCTGGTGCTCAAGGGCGGCCAGCTCGTGCAGCAAGGCCCGCCCGAGCAGATTTATCGCCAACCCGTAGACGAGTATACGGCCTCTCTTTTCGGCGACTACAACCTAATAACGGGGCCACCAGTAACGGCCTTTACCAAACTGGCGGGCAGCAAGAGGAAGCCCAAGAGCAAGCAGCTACTCATCCGACCAGAAGCGTTTCAACTAAACGTTGCCACTGGTGGCCAAACGGGCACCGTGCGGGCAGTACGCTTCTACGGTAGCTACTCCGAACTAGACGTGGAACTGCTTGGTACGAGCGTAACCGTAAAGACCAGCGAAGCCGGCTTCGAAGCTGGCAGCGAGGTGCGCGTTTCGCTATCAAACGCCGGGGTGTGGTTTGTGTAG
- a CDS encoding response regulator has product MPKISSALLVDDDPTTNFLNELTLRKMAVADKVTIARNGKEALEVLLEYCENPDLSCPRLVFLDIKMPVMDGFEFLEVYAKLPWAQQRAIVIVILTTSLHARDTERAKRLHVADFISKPLTPDKVSAILEKHFSQAH; this is encoded by the coding sequence ATGCCTAAGATTTCCTCTGCTCTTTTAGTTGACGACGACCCAACCACCAATTTTTTGAATGAGTTGACGCTGCGCAAAATGGCAGTTGCCGACAAAGTAACGATAGCTCGGAACGGGAAAGAGGCCCTAGAAGTGCTCCTGGAATACTGTGAGAACCCAGACTTAAGCTGTCCGAGGCTTGTCTTTCTGGATATCAAAATGCCCGTCATGGACGGGTTTGAATTTCTGGAAGTGTACGCCAAGTTGCCATGGGCACAACAACGAGCTATCGTTATTGTGATACTTACTACCTCGCTTCACGCCCGCGACACCGAACGAGCCAAACGGCTTCACGTGGCGGATTTTATTAGCAAGCCCCTTACCCCGGACAAGGTCTCAGCCATCCTGGAGAAGCACTTTTCGCAAGCCCACTAG
- a CDS encoding dihydrofolate reductase family protein — protein sequence MRKVIAAIYLSLDGVMESPTWTVPYWDEDLARLQRDLNFASDALLLGRVTYEGFAAAWPGMKDEEGFADRMNSLPKFVASRTLKTEEWNASILQGNVAQEVAQEVAQLKQQPGENILLYGSAELVRYLLQHNLIDEYRLMVHPVVVGSGKRLFQDGAQADMQLLDTKTTSTGVVVLTYQLAQADSQAE from the coding sequence ATGAGAAAAGTAATTGCAGCCATCTACCTGTCGCTCGACGGCGTGATGGAGAGCCCCACCTGGACTGTTCCTTACTGGGACGAAGATTTAGCAAGGCTCCAGCGCGACCTGAACTTCGCTAGCGACGCGCTGCTATTAGGCCGCGTCACCTACGAGGGGTTTGCTGCGGCCTGGCCGGGTATGAAAGACGAAGAAGGCTTTGCCGACCGGATGAACAGCCTACCCAAATTCGTGGCTTCCCGCACCTTGAAGACCGAGGAGTGGAACGCCAGCATCCTGCAAGGCAACGTAGCGCAGGAAGTAGCGCAGGAAGTAGCGCAGCTCAAGCAACAGCCCGGTGAAAACATCCTGCTTTACGGCAGCGCCGAACTCGTGCGCTACCTGCTCCAACACAACCTCATCGACGAGTATCGGCTTATGGTGCACCCGGTGGTGGTAGGCAGTGGCAAGCGGCTTTTTCAAGACGGAGCCCAAGCCGATATGCAACTGCTCGATACCAAAACCACTAGCACAGGTGTCGTGGTGCTCACGTATCAACTGGCGCAAGCGGACAGTCAAGCAGAGTAG